Proteins from a genomic interval of Schistocerca serialis cubense isolate TAMUIC-IGC-003099 chromosome 11, iqSchSeri2.2, whole genome shotgun sequence:
- the LOC126427359 gene encoding uncharacterized protein LOC126427359 isoform X2 translates to MRWKKTRRFLEATYLDEKWQLEDQSNAVLNVDTDCLQLLADVLEHPTCPLDDLPPETIQQRLQCREQLWGDVVQRSPHVPVTSYLAYTQRVNVNLCLLAWMAVNSFGICQDVPFSIMQSVHDARCYFDSTDDQSCMESNTTDALCSVSRAILLLKCHDFSFHESTELCAVRYYGAGLYPDDFKATWSNPLKGYVKPTERTLSYKESLHSATLKYKNFKIDRLKPLEISFVVVNILFRFLTAGLYMRLPHLRNLPGKIFLFFQITGIVQILCSEVVYRLAGVPDLSVMVLIDSALTFLSCTWLNSFCYHMYACVRHLRLPNELAPTEASQIFRRQVLCVLIPWGIVCATCIALEKTARYYLIYSRIILLGAISLSISFNLVCLVLVGIMYLRTRKSMQQLKIYRKGKFASKKELVFMSVKTVILSGIGIIIRIGFHQVQDVAQLVYCVHIATMVQGPLMYVFFHL, encoded by the coding sequence ATGAGAAGTGGCAGCTGGAGGACCAAAGCAACGCCGTGCTCAACGTGGACACTGACTGCCTGCAGCTGTTGGCTGATGTCCTGGAGCACCCCACGTGCCCACTGGACGACCTGCCACCGGAGACCATCCAGCAGCGCCTAcagtgccgcgagcagctgtggggcgacgtggtgcagaggtcgccccacgtacccgtcaccagctacctggcctacacgcagagggtgaacgtcaacctctgtctgctggcctggatggcaGTCAACTCGTTtggcatttgtcaggacgtcccaTTCAGTATCATGCAATCCGTGCACGACGCTCGCTGCTACTTCGATAGTACTGACGACCAGTCGTGTATGGAATCGAACACCACAGACGCCCTCTGCTCTGTCTCCAGAGCTATTCTGCTGCTCAAGTGTCACGACTTTTCTTTCCACGAATCTACTGAGCTGTGTGCCGTCAGATATTACGGAGCTGGACTGTACCCAGATGACTTCAAAGCAACGTGGTCAAATCCCCTCAAAGGTTATGTAAAGCCAACAGAAAGGACACTGAGTTACAAAGAGAGTTTACATAgtgccaccttgaaatacaagAATTTTAAAATCGACAGGTTAAAACCTTTAGAAATATCGTTCGTAGTGGTAAATATTCTTTTCCGTTTTTTGACTGCCGGACTGTACATGCGCCTTCCACATTTACGTAATCTGCCTGGAAAGATTTTCTTGTTCTTCCAGATCACGGGTatagtccagatcctgtgttctgaggtcgtttATCGGTTGGCAGGCGTCCCCGACTTATCTGTAATGGTACTGATCGATAGCGCCCTCACGTTTCTCAGCTGTACCTGGctaaactcattctgctaccacatgtaCGCTTGTGTTCGTCATCTGAGGCTTCCTAACGAGCTAGCACCTACTGAAGCAAGCCAGATATTCCGTCGTCAGGTGCTGTGTGTGCTAATACCCTGGGGTATAGTATGCGCAACCTGTATCGCTTTGGAAAAAACGGCCAGGTACTATCTGATCTATAGTCGGATAATATTGCTTGGGGCGATCTCACTATCGATATCTTTCAACTTGGTTTGTCTCGTTCTGGTGGGGATCATGTACCTACGAACTCGGAAATCAATGCAGCAACTAAAAATTTATAGGAAGGGTAAATTTGCCTCAAAGAAAGAACTTGTTTTTATGTCAGTTAAAACTGTAATCTTaagtggaattgggattattattagaattgggtttCACCAGGTACAGGACGTGGCACAGCTTGTGTACTGTGTACATATAGCTACAATGGTGCAGGGACCACTGATGtatgttttttttcatttgtaa